The stretch of DNA CAAAAAACTATTGAAAATgcttctggaaaaagaaaaaacaacaaaaaacaGTCACTGTTAATGCGGCCCAGGCACAAAACCGGCCCAGCCCGCTTGGCGTGCGCAGCGCTCAGGCCTTCGGCCCGACAGCCGACGGCCGGGCCGCCAAATCAGCCCGGCGTGGCGCCCCTCCCTTTCCCCCTTGGGCCGAATTCGGCCCGACCGGCGCCGCGGAGCtctctcggccgtcggatcagaAACCGGGGGGCCGGcggaaaccctaaccctaacgcCATTTCTTCCCTCCCCCTTTCTCTCTCACACgcgagcggcggtggctctCTGGGCGGAGGAGGGAAACGCGTGATCGGCGCCGCCAtcggccccctcgccggcgcgcgcgctccgcCCGTGCGAGAGCACGCCACCGTCGAGCGGCCTGGCGATGGTGCCCTGAGCCATCGCGCGCGCTCGTGCTCCCGGCGTCCCGAACGGCGAGCGGCTGGTTGCTGTGGTGCGCCCCACCGGTGAGGGGCGGCGCTCGTCCGTCCCGCACAAGTGCGGCCATGGGTGACGCATAGACCAAGTATGTCCGGCGTCCCCTTtcctctagggttagggtttgaaaCTTTTCTGTCCGATCCGAGATCGAGTTGCTTTTCTTTGACTTTTGTTTCGATTCGCACTCGAAACTTTCTTTCCTGACCTCGATCTACACGTGTGTAGGCGACTGATACCATTGATATACTTCTAGGATCACACAGTGCACGAATCGAGTAggatttctctctctttcttgatCTGAGTACAACAAAATCTAGATCTACAACGATGTcacagagaaaagagagagaggagcgagATAGAGGACCTTTAATGCCTGCAGAAGAGCTTGGTCCGGCCATCAcgggttcgttgatggagatccgctcaaaggTGGCGACGATTGGTGCAGTGAAGTCGATCCCGGAGCGATGGCGTCGtggtcgatggcggcggcgacgggacaGAGCTGGGGgcggtgaagacgatgaaggtgtggcttcccgctgctccagcgctccctctagatcggctagggtttagggatatgggtgagggtgctggcggcgcggcgaaccTCGTGCTGTGTGCCCGGCCCCTCACCCTCTTTTAATCTAGCGCTGtacagcgggggcccaccaaccattaagggttggacgcccccgatcagggcgcggatcaACGGCCTAAAAGGCCGTTGGGCTTATTTAGTAGGAGATCAACCTAACAGGATCCAGAccggcgcgccaccgccgccgtgcgccgcgctCCCCTTCCTCCATCAAGCCGtgctccccttccctccttgaGCCGGCTCCTTCCCCTCCCTGAAGCCGCcacgcctcccccgccgccgccggaccgccgcgggctctcccgccgccgcgcgcgcggatCCGCGTccctgggccgccgcgcgccgcctccccttcctccctcaagCCGCGCCCCCTTTCCCTCCTTGAGCCGGCTCCTTCCCCTCCCTGAAGCCGCCACgtctcccccgccgccgtcggatCGCCGCAGgctctcccgccgccgcgcgccacggaTCCGCCTCCCTGGGCCGCCGCACGCTCCCCCGCCGGCGTCCCAGCGAGATCTGCCTCGCtgggccgccgctgcccggATCCGCCTTCCTGGGTTGTGCGGCGGGGATGCGCGGTGCGGCGGGCCACCGATGGGGAGGTGGTGCCGCGGGCCGGCGGTGTCAGCGGGGagatatgttttttttcttttttttgatatATCAATTTTTTTACCGACCAATATTTTTACCCAAAacttttttctttgattttgatgcaatttttttattctaacctttttttgttttcggatgcaaaatttttttactaAATTTTTCTGTTCTGGATGcaaaaattttcttttcaaaatttctcaACTTTTGtctctcaatttttttttaaattttttctcGTCAAAAAATTTTCTGTCTCCAAATTTTCTCTtagaaaaaatttctaaaatcgggaaacgacaaaaaaaaaaagtttcggTCGGGAGATCGACCTAGGGCGGTCAACCGTAAATTAGGAAGACCCCTACCGGTGCCAGACGCctgctcgccgcccgcgccgctcccaagtcccaaccccGCACACgcttctcttctccctctcctccgatGGCGACGCTGCAGCTCAACCACATCGCGCGGGAGACCTCCGACGTGGCCCGCCTCGCGGCCTTCTACGAGGCCGTGCTGGGGTTCGAGCGCGTGCCGTCCCCGGCCTACTCGGGCTTCCAGGTCGCCTGGCTCCGCCTCCCGGGCTCCCCCGACGCCGCGCTCCACCTCATCGAGCGGGACCCGACCGCGGCCCCCGTCGCGGTGGGGCCCGGCGCcgagggcgcgccgccgtcgcagctGCCCCGGCGCCACCACCTCGCCTTCTCCGTCGCCGACTACGACGGGTTCGTGACCGGGCTCAAGGCGCGCGGGACCGAGCTGTTCGAGAAGACGCAGCCCGACGGCCGCACGCGCCAGGTCTTCTTCTTCGACCCCGACGGTGAGAGATGCCCTGCTCCTCGTGTCTCGATTTCTACTCGTTTTGCGGTGATCGAGAGAGGTTACGGAGGCCGCGCTTCTGTCTGTGTTGCTTGCTTTCCTCATCGTCGAATCGATGAAAAATTGGGTTCGTGCTTGTTGCGATTGGCTGGACAAGTATAGCTCTTCAATAGTCCACAACCTCGAAAGTTCTGAATTGGCTAGAGAACAGAATACAGAGCAGTAAACCACTGTAATTCAATACTGTTCCATTGAGTTTCGACTTTCGACACAGACCAATTCTACAAAAACAGAACATATATGAACTTGTTGCATCTCAGAGGGGGTGTTTTGAACTTTGGATCAGGGACTGCAGTACATATAACATTGGAGCATAGTTCAGTGCAGTCCCTGTTTCCTAAGCTTGCTTGGATCTCATTCCATGAGTTGCGCTATTTGTACAACCTGTGTATTATGACGTTATTCTGAGAATTGCAGAATTGTTGGGATTGTGCTTGTTGTGTGGCCTACTGGTGCTAACTCGGCTTTTAAGTTACAGCGCTAGTTCATGTTCCTGGGATTTTCGCTAGAGATATACATTTCATTGCAATTTATGCATAGTAATAGGGTCACTTTGCTGTTGAAACCAGAGAATATCCGGAACTAAGCTATCCAGTGCCTACCTGATTACGATCAAATACATTAAGGTGTAGAAATGTATAAGGATGAAACACTTCACTTGTTTAGAAGAATACTGCCTTTTTTCCCTGCGGAAATGGTGTTAAAAGGGTGAAACTTGACTTGGTTCAGAGATGCCTAAAACCATACCTTGAAGAGCTTGGCAAACATTTCTTTTTAGGAGAAGACagatgctttttttttctttttattgtcCACTTCTATGGATAGAAGTTCCTCCAAGAGGGTTTAGTCCGTTGCTTTGCATATTAGTCAATTCTTCAAAGATTTTGTGTCAATTGTAACTCGGTACTGGTCTGTGCAGCACTGTCATATTCTATAATGTTACTAGTCTTGCAGTCAGAAGTTTATTGATCGCCAATCAGTACTCAGTCACTTGACTAACTTTGACTTGTAAgcgatctcaaaaaaaaaaactttgacttGTAAGCTTTGGGATAAACcgataattaattaattatgctTTCGTTTACCTACCTTTCTCGGTTATCTTTTCCTGTTAAGCATAAACACAAAACTCCCTGCTTTGGTTCTGTTGCAGGCAATGGCCTAGAAGTTACTAGCTCAGCTGCAGGCAGTGATAAGTAAGCATGATGTGCTAGCTACTTCTGCTTTAGCCTGTAAGTACGC from Panicum virgatum strain AP13 chromosome 9K, P.virgatum_v5, whole genome shotgun sequence encodes:
- the LOC120650190 gene encoding uncharacterized protein LOC120650190 is translated as MATLQLNHIARETSDVARLAAFYEAVLGFERVPSPAYSGFQVAWLRLPGSPDAALHLIERDPTAAPVAVGPGAEGAPPSQLPRRHHLAFSVADYDGFVTGLKARGTELFEKTQPDGRTRQVFFFDPDGNGLEVTSSAAGSDK